DNA sequence from the Alteribacter lacisalsi genome:
AGACTCGCAATATACGGCACCTTCTTTACTGTCGCACTCGCTGCTGTTATTTTTATTATGTTTCAGCCTCCTTCCGAACAAATTACAGCGTCCAGTTCCATTGATATGATCCATAATAAGAACTCCGTGCTTTCGTTCGGCGATCAGGATGCACCGGTTTCCATTGTCGAATACTCAAGCTTTCAATGTCCAAACTGCCGAACACTTCATGAAAACACAGGGTCTCTGCTTAAAGAAAAGATTGCAGACGGTACTGTGCACTACACATTTAAGCATGTAGCTTTTGAACATTTTGCCTTTGATAACGTTATTTTTGAACATGTGACTGAAGAGAATTCGGCGGATCTTGAAACCGTATCACATATCTTTTCTTCACAGCCTGCCTGGTCCAACTATTCGGATGCTGCCGACGTTCTTAAAGATCTTAAACTTAACAGCCCTGCAGGTGAAATCGATGAGCGTCAGGTGGAAATGGAGCAGGCTATGTGGGAATTTGAAGAGCTGGGTCTCCGCGGGGTGCCAACTATGTTTATTAATGGCAGACAATTTTCAGGAAGCTATGATGAGGCGTTTATCAGAAACATCATTGAGGAGGAGAGCCGGTAATGCAGAGCTTTCATTAAATTGGACCTGCCATGTCTCCCTTCGGAGAAGACAAAGGATACACTGGGAAAAGTCCCCCAAAAGGCGGGGCTTTTCTTTTACTGTTCCATTTACTCAGGACTTATGGTTTCTTTTTACCTCAGCCGCTGTGATACGATTTAATTAAATATACAAAAATACTTATCTGATTGTGAAAGGCGGTTTCCTGCTCCAGATGATGGATTTTGTCCAGACTGACTACGTTGTTCTCATCCTTGCACTATTTCTTATCATCGGCGTTCTGACTACGAAATTCTCCACCAGGCTCGGCGTTCCCGCCCTGATTCTCTTCATTGCCGTCGGTATGCTTGCCGGCAGTGACGGCCTAGGCTTTATTTACTTTGACAACCCATCCTACGCACAATTGATCGGGATCCTTGCCCTGATCGTCATCCTTTTTGAAGGCGGTCTGTCCACCAAATGGGCGACCATTAAACCTGTTGCCGTTCCTTCCCTTGTCCTGGCGACAGCAGGGGTCATTATTACGAGCGGTGCCGTGGCAGTGGTAGCCACGCTCCTGCTTGACGTTACCTGGCTGGAAGGGCTTCTGTTCGGTGCAATTGTCGGCTCGACTGATGCGGCCGCTGTTTTCGCTGTGTTAAAAGGGCAGAATATTAAATCCAGGCTCGGAGCGACGCTCGAGGCAGAGTCAGGTACAAACGATCCGATGGCCATGTTTCTGACACTCGCTCTGATTGAACTGATTATGATTGACGAACAGCGCCTCTGGCATACTGCAGGTACATTCTTTTTCCAGATGGGGCTTGGTCTGATTCTCGGTCTTGCCATCGGCTGGCTGGCTTCCAAAATGATTAACCAGATTAACCTCGATTCAGGCGGGCTCTATCCGATTATTGCCATTGGTTTTGCTCTTCTCACATACAGTGTGACCGCCAGTGTCGGGGGAAGCGGTCTTCTGGCCGTCTATGTTGCCGCGCTTATCATTGGTAATTCCGAACTCACATACCGCCATACGATCTTCCGCTTTAATGAAGGTTTTGCCTGGATGATGCAGATTTTGATGTTTATCATTCTCGGTCTTCTTGTTTTTCCGGCACAGCTTTTCACTTGGGACGTTATTATAAATGGACTGATTATTTCGTTCGTTCTGATTCTGATCGCACGGCCGATTGCCGTATGGGTGTCCACGCTTGGTTTCCGCTACACATGGCAGGAAAAAACGCTGCTTTCCTGGGCCGGACTTCGCGGT
Encoded proteins:
- a CDS encoding thioredoxin domain-containing protein produces the protein MRLAIYGTFFTVALAAVIFIMFQPPSEQITASSSIDMIHNKNSVLSFGDQDAPVSIVEYSSFQCPNCRTLHENTGSLLKEKIADGTVHYTFKHVAFEHFAFDNVIFEHVTEENSADLETVSHIFSSQPAWSNYSDAADVLKDLKLNSPAGEIDERQVEMEQAMWEFEELGLRGVPTMFINGRQFSGSYDEAFIRNIIEEESR
- a CDS encoding potassium/proton antiporter, with the protein product MDFVQTDYVVLILALFLIIGVLTTKFSTRLGVPALILFIAVGMLAGSDGLGFIYFDNPSYAQLIGILALIVILFEGGLSTKWATIKPVAVPSLVLATAGVIITSGAVAVVATLLLDVTWLEGLLFGAIVGSTDAAAVFAVLKGQNIKSRLGATLEAESGTNDPMAMFLTLALIELIMIDEQRLWHTAGTFFFQMGLGLILGLAIGWLASKMINQINLDSGGLYPIIAIGFALLTYSVTASVGGSGLLAVYVAALIIGNSELTYRHTIFRFNEGFAWMMQILMFIILGLLVFPAQLFTWDVIINGLIISFVLILIARPIAVWVSTLGFRYTWQEKTLLSWAGLRGAVPIVLATFPMIAGFDNAQLFFNVVFFVVLTSALIQGSTISLFAEKLGLTGPKLVTPLHSLELVSIGQANAEMVEYTVNEETKIAGKTLMEIQFPDDVLINAIIRDGELITPSGETDLYPNDILYILVSRTSKKDLKALLGERDNVPEN